TCCAAAGCCGCTTGGTCTCCGGCCTTGATACGTTGGGCCAGTTCTACCTCTTCTTCAGCAGTGATTAAATCGACCTTGCCAATTTCTTGTAGATACTTGTCCAACGAGGCGGTTTCCCTATTGGTAACCTGTTTTGTGATCTTTAACTGTCTCATCTAAATTCTCCCTTCAATTTTTATTGTCAAACGATAGACTCATTAAGTTATACGTATAAAAAGTGAAAAAGTTACAATTCGCTAATAATTATTTGTTTTTGGCATAAAAAAAGCCCCGAATTTCGGGGCTTTTTCTTAAAAAACTGTTTTTAGTCTCTTCGCGGTCCGCGATTACGATTATCACGTCTTCTATCATTGCCGCGATTTCTGTTGTCACGATCGCGTGGAGGTCTTTCCCTATATCCCTCGGGCTTTGGCAACAAGGCCCTGCGTGATACTTTTTCTTTTCTTGTTCTGGGATCCACACCAAAGTATTTGACATCGAACACATCGCCCACGTTGACCACATCGGTCACGTTCTCGGTGCGCTCCCATGCCAGTTCAGAAACGTGCAACAATATTTCGTTGCCTGGAGCCTCGGTATATTCGACCACGGCACCGAAATCGAGCACCTTGATCACTTTTACCTCATAGACACTGCCTACCTCTGGCTTGAACATCAAGGAATCGATTTTGGCAAGTACCCTATCGATACCATCTTGGTCGGTGCCCAAGATTTCAACGATTCCCTCTTCTGTAACAGGGTCTTCGTTGATGACGATGGTCGTTTTTGTTTCTTTTTGCAACTCTTGGATTACCTTTCCACCAGAGCCGATCAATGCACCAATATATTCACCAGGTATTACCGTAGTGACAATTTTTGGAGCATGTGCCTTGACATCAGGCCTTGGTTCGGCAATGGTTTCAATCAGTTTTTCAAGGATGTGCGTCCTGCCCTCTTTGGCCTGCATCAATGCCTTGACCAAAATCTCGTAAGAAAGCCCTTTTACCTTAATGTCCATTTGACATGCGGTGATACCATCGGCAGTACCGGTTACTTTAAAGTCCATATCGCCCAAATGGTCTTCATCGCCCAAGATATCGGAAAGAACGGCATACTTGCCGGTATCGGTATCAGTGATCAATCCCATGGCGATGCCAGAAACAGGTTTTTTAAGTTGAATACCGGCATCCATCAAGGCCATAGTGCCCGAACAGACCGTGGCCATTGAAGACGAGCCATTTGATTCCAGTACCTCAGACACCACACGAACGGTATAAGGGCAATCTTCAGGAATCATTCTTTTCAACGCACGTTGTGCTAGGTTACCGTGGCCCACTTCCCTTCTTGAGGTGCCCCTGATCGGGCGTGCCTCGCCCGTTGAGAACGGAGGGAAGTTGTAATGGAGGTAAAATGTTTCTTCCCCTTCGAATGATGGCATATCGATAACGTTCGCTTCCCTTGAAGTACCTAGGGTCACCGTGGCCAGTGCCTGGGTTTCGCCTCTTGTGAAAATAGCCGATCCGTGGGTAGAGGGCAAATAGTCGACCTCGCACCAAATGGGGCGTATCACATCGGTTTTTCTTCCGTCCAAACGTAAACCTTCATCCAATGTCAGGTTTCGAACGGCTTCTTTTTCGGCTTTGTAGTAGTACTTTGAAATCATTGGGCCGATTTCTTCGAGTTCCTCCTCAGAAAACGATTCCATGATTTCCTCCTTTATCTGTGAGAAAGCCTCGCTTCGCTCTTTTTTGGAAGACCCTGCTTTGGCAATGGCATAGACCTTGTCATAGGCCATGTCACGTATCTTTTTCTCAAGCGCTTCGTCTTCAGGTTCGCCGTCATATTCACGGGTTTCCTTTTTCCCGACCGCCTCGGCCAAACGGACCTGTGCAGCACATTGGACTTTGATGGCCTCATGGGCAAATTTGATGGCCTCGACCATTTCTTCCTCAGAAATTTCACTCATCTCACCTTCTACCATCATTACAGAATCTGCAGAGGCGCCAATGATCATATCGAGGTCAGATTCTAGCAATTGGGCCCTAGTAGGGTTGATGATCAATTCGCCGTTGACACGTCCTACTCGTACTTCCGAAATAGGGCATTCGAACGGTAGGTCTGAAAGTTGTATGGCTGCCGACGCTGCCAATCCGGCCATGGCATCGGGCATGACCTCATCATCATGCGACATTAATTGGATCATTACCTGTGTCTCGCAATGGTAATCTTTCGGAAACAAAGGTCTCAAAACCCTGTCGACCAAACGCATCGTCAATACTTCACCGTCGCTGGGCCTTGCCTCACGTTTGAAGAATCCACCTGGGTAACGGCCTGCCGCGGCAAATTTTTCACGGTAGTCAACCGTCAACGGTAAAAAATCTACGTCAGATGCCTTGTAATTTGAGACAACTGTGCACAAGAGCATGCAATTGCCCGATTTAACCACAACAGAACCGTGGGCCTGCTTGGCCAATTTTCCTGTTTCGATGGAGATTTCCCTTCCATCGCCGAGGTCAATGACCTCTTTGAAAGTTTTTGGAATCATACATTTTAATATTGCCCACCATATAGAATGGGCTAGTTAAACATTGGGTCTGTCGCCAGTATGGCGACCGTGTTGTGTTGTGTTGTCGACCAATGAAAAACTAATAGGTAGCTTTTTGTGTTGCCCTTGTTTAAGGGACTTTTTTACCCCTGTTCCATTGCCGGTTTGCTAAACAAGAATGGATAGGCGTAAAAAATATGGGGAAAATGTTCCCCATATTTTTATTTTCTGATACCGAGTTCTTTAATAAGCGTACGGTATTTAGCAATATCTTTCTTTTTCAAATAATCTAAAAGACTACGTCTTTTACCCACTAATTTTACCAAAGAACGCTCAGTGTTGAAATCCTTGTGGTTTTCTCTGAGGTGTTTTGTCAAGTGGTTGATGCGGTGTGTGAACAAGGCGATCTGCCCTTCGGTCGAGCCCGTATTGGTCTCAGAACCACCGTATTTTTTGAAAATTTCTGCTTTTGTTTCTTTTGTCAAATACATGCCAATATTGTTAAAATGATTTTTATGTATCTGATTGATAATTCCTTTGTCTAGCTCAGGGACATACAATCAGGGCGCAAAGATAATTCTTTTTTTCGAAGGAAAAATTTTTAACAAACAATTAAACCTTTTTGGTTTCAACCTGTCATACCTACGAAACTTCAAAAATTGATATTATGAAATGAGCCATCTTCGGATTTGATGCTAGCAATATTCTCCAATGGCGAATTCATTATCACCTATTGTTAAACAATTAAAAATTGAAAAAATGAAAAAGTGTCTCAAACAATTGAACTTTACAAATGTGTTGGCAGGCTTTGCCGTATTTTCGGTGATGGTCTTTGTTTCTTGTAGCAAGAATGAGTCTTCTGTTGAAGAAGACCTGAACAGTGAAGAGGTGATCACAAGCACCGAGTTGAATTATAGCGATGAAGCCGAACTTATTTCGGAAGAAGTTGTGGCGGTTGCCGAAGATGTCTATGCCACGGATGAAATCTCGGAGACCTCAAAATTTGGATATGCATCCGATTTTTTGCCTGACTGTGTTACCATTACCACTGTTGTGACTAGTACAACAAAGGAAAAGACCATTGATTTTGGTGAGGGTTGTGAATTGCCCAATGGTAATGTTCTGGGCGGTATCATCCATTTGAGCTATGAAAAAGATATGGAGGCCGTCACCAAAACTTTGGCACTTTCCCTTGAGAATTTCACATTTAATGGTGTCTCGGTCGAAGGTGGTGCCGATATACTACGCCAACGCGCCAACGAAAATGGCAATCCACAAGGTACCGCCAACGCTGATTTCAGTGCCACATGGCCTGATGGTACCAATGCATCGTTTGCCGGTACGCGTACCCGCGAGTGGATAGAGGGCTATGGGTCAGGTTTTTGGGGAGACAACGTTTTCTTGATTACCGGTAACGCTACCTTTACAGGAAAGCAGGGCAATGTTTTCTCAAAAGAGATTATTGTACCACTTAGGCGTGAGATGGCCTGTAGGTTTCTTGTCAGCGGTGTATTGGAAATTTCTAGGAACGATGCCACGGCGAGCCTTGACTTTGGAGATGGCAGCTGTGATGCGAAAGGTTTGCTGACCTATCCTGACGGAACTTCTAAGGAAGTCTTTCTCAGAAGATTTTGGAAATAGATTAAGATAGGAACAAAATTGAAAAAGCCCCGGCGTTTCTGCTGGGGCTTTTGCTATTCTCGAATGGGTTGGTTTGTTATCAGGTCGATGTAGAGATTCACCTTCTTCTTTAAATCTCTTCGATGTACGATAAAATCCAAGAAGCCATGCTCTTTGACAAATTCTGCTGTTTGAAAGCCCTCTGGCAACTCTTTGCCCACAGTGTCTTTTACCACACGTGGGCCGGCAAAACCAATAAGAGCACCTGGTTCGGCGATGTTGATATCGCCCAACATGGCGTAAGAGGCGGTGGTGCCGCCGGTGGTTGGATCGGTACACAATGAGATGTAGGGCACTTTGGCCTCTGCCAATTGGGCCAACTTGGCCGAGGTTTTGGCCAACTGCATGAGAGAGTAGGCCGCTTCCATCATTCGGGCGCCCCCTGACTTTGATATGATCAAAAAGGGAATCTTTTTCTTTTTGGCATAATCTGCGGCCCTGGCAATTTTCTGGCCGACCACACTACCCATTGATCCCCCGATAAAGGCAAAGTCCATACAGGCAACCACGAGGTCTTTGCCCATAGACTTGCCCACGGCAGTGCGCACGGCATCTTTAAGGCCGGTCTTCTTTTGGGCAGCTTTTAGGCGGTCTGAATATTTTTTGGTGTCAACAAATTTGAGGGGGTCTTTTGAGGTCAGTTTCTCATCCAGCTCTTTAAATTTATTGTCATCAAAAAGAATCTCAAAATATTCTTTGCTTCCTATTCGAACATGGTAATCATCTTCAGGGCTAACATAGAAATTCTTTGCCAGTTCTTCAGACTCTACAATTTTTCCGGTCGGTGATTTGTACCATAACCCCTTTGGGGTGTCTTTTTTTTCTTCTGTGGAAGTTTGTATTCCCTTTTCCTTCCTTTTGAACCAAGACGACATAATAAGGGTTTTTTGTTATAGTGTATTTACATTGTTAAGGTCTTCAAAGGCCTTTTTAAGACGGTCTGAGAATGTTTTTTCGCCTTCGCGTAACCATACCCGCGGATCATAGAACTTTTTGTTGGGTTGGTCATCACCGTCGGGGTTGCCTATCTGCGCCAATAGGTAATCTTTTTTGTTCAAGACATAGTCTCGAACACCG
This portion of the Flagellimonas lutaonensis genome encodes:
- the accD gene encoding acetyl-CoA carboxylase, carboxyltransferase subunit beta — encoded protein: MSSWFKRKEKGIQTSTEEKKDTPKGLWYKSPTGKIVESEELAKNFYVSPEDDYHVRIGSKEYFEILFDDNKFKELDEKLTSKDPLKFVDTKKYSDRLKAAQKKTGLKDAVRTAVGKSMGKDLVVACMDFAFIGGSMGSVVGQKIARAADYAKKKKIPFLIISKSGGARMMEAAYSLMQLAKTSAKLAQLAEAKVPYISLCTDPTTGGTTASYAMLGDINIAEPGALIGFAGPRVVKDTVGKELPEGFQTAEFVKEHGFLDFIVHRRDLKKKVNLYIDLITNQPIRE
- the rpsO gene encoding 30S ribosomal protein S15, with amino-acid sequence MYLTKETKAEIFKKYGGSETNTGSTEGQIALFTHRINHLTKHLRENHKDFNTERSLVKLVGKRRSLLDYLKKKDIAKYRTLIKELGIRK
- a CDS encoding polyribonucleotide nucleotidyltransferase — translated: MIPKTFKEVIDLGDGREISIETGKLAKQAHGSVVVKSGNCMLLCTVVSNYKASDVDFLPLTVDYREKFAAAGRYPGGFFKREARPSDGEVLTMRLVDRVLRPLFPKDYHCETQVMIQLMSHDDEVMPDAMAGLAASAAIQLSDLPFECPISEVRVGRVNGELIINPTRAQLLESDLDMIIGASADSVMMVEGEMSEISEEEMVEAIKFAHEAIKVQCAAQVRLAEAVGKKETREYDGEPEDEALEKKIRDMAYDKVYAIAKAGSSKKERSEAFSQIKEEIMESFSEEELEEIGPMISKYYYKAEKEAVRNLTLDEGLRLDGRKTDVIRPIWCEVDYLPSTHGSAIFTRGETQALATVTLGTSREANVIDMPSFEGEETFYLHYNFPPFSTGEARPIRGTSRREVGHGNLAQRALKRMIPEDCPYTVRVVSEVLESNGSSSMATVCSGTMALMDAGIQLKKPVSGIAMGLITDTDTGKYAVLSDILGDEDHLGDMDFKVTGTADGITACQMDIKVKGLSYEILVKALMQAKEGRTHILEKLIETIAEPRPDVKAHAPKIVTTVIPGEYIGALIGSGGKVIQELQKETKTTIVINEDPVTEEGIVEILGTDQDGIDRVLAKIDSLMFKPEVGSVYEVKVIKVLDFGAVVEYTEAPGNEILLHVSELAWERTENVTDVVNVGDVFDVKYFGVDPRTRKEKVSRRALLPKPEGYRERPPRDRDNRNRGNDRRRDNRNRGPRRD